A window of Ptychodera flava strain L36383 chromosome 1, AS_Pfla_20210202, whole genome shotgun sequence contains these coding sequences:
- the LOC139135473 gene encoding uncharacterized protein has product MTMTMYVFGVLTIWFIICPGGMCDQTTANLKNSQVKRILILHDEWEKVYKGTSNLNRQIDIEAKEAGFEVYRTVLGRDGCCIDVSDAKEHYIKVADNICHRNINLDCLQTYSECNLSEIEKIEDLDVIIGHVPVTSGFAISLTERKFKTSRVLLFISDHHEDMEEYQPEYYEAWESNLIKAAEKATAVFSVGPKVFSVFDRKFKALSESIKHCEYLPFPKDDIFNITVNAIEAGEDNLMQVLTYEHMIGVENMKDYYMLIAKAFSRVAKTYHDMHRLLPKFIIKGVPSQHHDDIRTTLYKRLTVQDKYLKIKLPPYGTYEKNLQDIKESNLVVLSSRSEPFGIAGLQAMAVGIPVLVTSHSGLAEFIKKEFPHEASQMTVKVGVNDIDVEGDIDTWRDHIIDVLCYNYTALFEVARDLKEKLKESKLIQESRKRFKDALKDTCLDSW; this is encoded by the exons ATGACAATGACGATGTACGTATTCGGCGTGCTCACCATCTGGTTTATAATATGTCCAGGTGGAATGTGCGACCAAACCACAGCCAATCTCAAGAATTCACAAGTCAA GAGGATATTGATCCTCCACGATGAATGGGAAAAGGTTTACAAAGGTACGTCAAACCTGAATCGTCAGATAGACATAGAAGCAAAAGAAGCTGGGTTTGAGGTTTACAGGACAGTTCTTGGTAGGGATGGCTGTTGCATCGATGTTTCTGACGCTAAGGAGCATTATATTAAAGTAGCGGACAATATTTGTCACCGGAACATAAACCTTGACTGTCTTCAAACCTACAGTGAGTGTAATTTGTCCGAAATAGAAAAAATAGAAGACCTGGACGTAATTATTGGCCATGTACCCGTGACTTCTGGGTTCGCAATTTCCTTAACCGAGAGGAAATTTAAGACCAGTCGTGTTTTgcttttcatcagtgatcatcACGAGGATATGGAGGAATATCAACCAGAATACTATGAGGCATGGGAAAGTAACTTGATAAAAGCTGCGGAAAAAGCCACCGCAGTATTTTCCGTGGGGCCGAAAGTATTCTCTGTCTTTGATAGGAAGTTTAAAGCGTTGTCTGAAAGCATCAAACATTGTGAATATCTTCCGTTTCCCAAGGATGATATCTTTAACATCACAGTAAACGCGATAGAGGCAGGTGAAGACAATCTCATGCAAGTTCTTACTTACGAACACATGATAGGCGTAGAGAATATGAAAGATTATTACATGCTAATTGCCAAAGCATTCAGCCGTGTTGCGAAGACATATCACGATATGCATCGGCTCCTGCCAAAGTTTATAATCAAAGGTGTCCCAAGCCAACATCATGATGATATAAGAACGACATTATATAAAAGATTGACTGTCCAGGATAAATACTTGAAAATCAAGCTACCCCCGTACGGCACATACGAGAAAAATTTGCAAGATATTAAAGAAAGCAACCTGGTTGTCTTGTCTTCTCGAAGTGAGCCTTTCGGTATAGCCGGTCTCCAAGCGATGGCAGTAGGTATACCAGTTCTCGTAACAAGTCACTCTGGACTGGCTGAATTCATCAAAAAAGAATTTCCGCATGAAGCTTCGCAAATGACCGTCAAGGTTGGGGTAAATGACATTGACGTTGAAGGCGACATAGATACCTGGCGTGATCATATTATAGATGTCCTCTGTTACAACTACACAGCGCTTTTCGAAGTGGCGCGAGACTTAAAGGAAAAGCTGAAAGAATCAAAACTGATACAGGAATCTAGAAAGAGATTTAAAGATGCATTAAAAGATACATGTCTAGATTCATGGTAA